A part of Ptychodera flava strain L36383 chromosome 11, AS_Pfla_20210202, whole genome shotgun sequence genomic DNA contains:
- the LOC139143380 gene encoding thyroid hormone receptor beta-A-like isoform X1, protein MAFTLDVPDSNLFVMMAHRSKWRSSLNRTPYIPSYMDLSNGPEPCVVCGDAATGYHYRCMTCEGCKGFFRRTIQKNLTYYCKWNEECIIDKTTRNQCQQCRYKKCLAVGMAPDLVLNDTQRKAKRKLIQENRDRRAREDMLRQSGLLLNGRLNEAEERLIHNVVMANRDTAQMFNRFTLSDSENNHGSDEPDAKRQKVEESSKLTWQNLAEVMTPSIVKVVEFAKRVPGFTRLDYDDQVLLLKTCCMEIMCLRVAQKYDAESQTLILSTGVKVDKEQLHEGGLGELIEPIFDFAAGLARLQLNETEMALLAAVLLVAGDRPGLKNAKDVEQLQDTILNAYQHYINETRPRTPVHWAKILMKITDLRTISARHAERIMCIKLDCPEDIPPLFMEMFDDCNA, encoded by the exons ATGGCCTTCACATTGGATGTACCAGACTCCAATCTCTTTGTGATGATGGCCCACAGATCCAAGTGGCGATCAAGTTTGAATA GGACACCGTATATACCCAGCTACATGGACCTGAGCAATGGTCCGGAGCCATGTGTTGTTTGCGGAGATGCTGCCACCGGTTACCACTACAGGTGTATGACTTGTGAAGGCTGCAAG GGTTTCTTCAGAAGGACCATACAGAAAAACCTGACATACTATTGTAAATGGAACGAAGAGTGCATCATCGACAAGACCACCAGAAATCAATGCCAACAGTGCCGATACAAGAAATGCTTGGCTGTTGGCATGGCACCAGACT TGGTCCTCAATGACACGCAGAGGAAAGCCAAGCGCAAGCTCATCCAGGAAAACCGTGACAGGCGGGCCCGCGAGGACATGCTGCGACAGAGTGGGCTGCTGCTCAACGGTCGACTCAACGAGGCAGAGGAACGGCTCATACACAATGTTGTGATGGCAAACAGGGACACGGCGCAAATGTTTAACCGCTTTACGCTATCAGACAGTGAAAACAATCATGGG TCAGATGAACCAGATGCCAAGAGGCAAAAAGTAGAAGAGAGCTCCAAGCTTACGTGGCAGAATCTTGCCGAAGTCATGACACCGTCGATTGTGAAAGTTGTAGAGTTTGCGAAAAGAGTCCCAGGGTTTACAAGG CTGGATTATGACGATCAGGTATTACTTTTGAAAACGTGCTGCATGGAAATTATGTGTCTGAGGGTGGCGCAGAAGTATGATGCCGAGAGTCAAACCCTCATTCTCTCGACTGGGGTCAAAGTTGACAAGGAGCAGCTGCATGAGGGCGGGCTTGGGGAACTCATTGAGCCCATCTTTGACTTTGCAGCTGGTCTGGCACGATTGCAACTCAATGAAACAGAGATGGCCCTACTGGCAGCTGTGTTACTTGTAGCAGGAG ATCGGCCAGGCCTGAAAAATGCCAAAGACGTTGAACAATTACAGGATACTATCTTGAACGCCTACCAACATTACATCAATGAGACCAGGCCAAGAACCCCTGTGCACTGGGCAAAAATACTTATGAAA ATTACAGACCTGCGAACTATCAGTGCTCGCCACGCAGAGCGAATCATGTGCATCAAACTAGACTGTCCAGAAGACATCCCTCCGCTTTTCATGGAAATGTTTGATGACTGTAATGCCTAA
- the LOC139143380 gene encoding thyroid hormone receptor beta-A-like isoform X2, whose translation MLAAYSGLPLPKVDSVGTPYIPSYMDLSNGPEPCVVCGDAATGYHYRCMTCEGCKGFFRRTIQKNLTYYCKWNEECIIDKTTRNQCQQCRYKKCLAVGMAPDLVLNDTQRKAKRKLIQENRDRRAREDMLRQSGLLLNGRLNEAEERLIHNVVMANRDTAQMFNRFTLSDSENNHGSDEPDAKRQKVEESSKLTWQNLAEVMTPSIVKVVEFAKRVPGFTRLDYDDQVLLLKTCCMEIMCLRVAQKYDAESQTLILSTGVKVDKEQLHEGGLGELIEPIFDFAAGLARLQLNETEMALLAAVLLVAGDRPGLKNAKDVEQLQDTILNAYQHYINETRPRTPVHWAKILMKITDLRTISARHAERIMCIKLDCPEDIPPLFMEMFDDCNA comes from the exons GGACACCGTATATACCCAGCTACATGGACCTGAGCAATGGTCCGGAGCCATGTGTTGTTTGCGGAGATGCTGCCACCGGTTACCACTACAGGTGTATGACTTGTGAAGGCTGCAAG GGTTTCTTCAGAAGGACCATACAGAAAAACCTGACATACTATTGTAAATGGAACGAAGAGTGCATCATCGACAAGACCACCAGAAATCAATGCCAACAGTGCCGATACAAGAAATGCTTGGCTGTTGGCATGGCACCAGACT TGGTCCTCAATGACACGCAGAGGAAAGCCAAGCGCAAGCTCATCCAGGAAAACCGTGACAGGCGGGCCCGCGAGGACATGCTGCGACAGAGTGGGCTGCTGCTCAACGGTCGACTCAACGAGGCAGAGGAACGGCTCATACACAATGTTGTGATGGCAAACAGGGACACGGCGCAAATGTTTAACCGCTTTACGCTATCAGACAGTGAAAACAATCATGGG TCAGATGAACCAGATGCCAAGAGGCAAAAAGTAGAAGAGAGCTCCAAGCTTACGTGGCAGAATCTTGCCGAAGTCATGACACCGTCGATTGTGAAAGTTGTAGAGTTTGCGAAAAGAGTCCCAGGGTTTACAAGG CTGGATTATGACGATCAGGTATTACTTTTGAAAACGTGCTGCATGGAAATTATGTGTCTGAGGGTGGCGCAGAAGTATGATGCCGAGAGTCAAACCCTCATTCTCTCGACTGGGGTCAAAGTTGACAAGGAGCAGCTGCATGAGGGCGGGCTTGGGGAACTCATTGAGCCCATCTTTGACTTTGCAGCTGGTCTGGCACGATTGCAACTCAATGAAACAGAGATGGCCCTACTGGCAGCTGTGTTACTTGTAGCAGGAG ATCGGCCAGGCCTGAAAAATGCCAAAGACGTTGAACAATTACAGGATACTATCTTGAACGCCTACCAACATTACATCAATGAGACCAGGCCAAGAACCCCTGTGCACTGGGCAAAAATACTTATGAAA ATTACAGACCTGCGAACTATCAGTGCTCGCCACGCAGAGCGAATCATGTGCATCAAACTAGACTGTCCAGAAGACATCCCTCCGCTTTTCATGGAAATGTTTGATGACTGTAATGCCTAA
- the LOC139143380 gene encoding thyroid hormone receptor alpha-like isoform X4, with amino-acid sequence MDGTCSLHPKGTPYIPSYMDLSNGPEPCVVCGDAATGYHYRCMTCEGCKGFFRRTIQKNLTYYCKWNEECIIDKTTRNQCQQCRYKKCLAVGMAPDLVLNDTQRKAKRKLIQENRDRRAREDMLRQSGLLLNGRLNEAEERLIHNVVMANRDTAQMFNRFTLSDSENNHGSDEPDAKRQKVEESSKLTWQNLAEVMTPSIVKVVEFAKRVPGFTRLDYDDQVLLLKTCCMEIMCLRVAQKYDAESQTLILSTGVKVDKEQLHEGGLGELIEPIFDFAAGLARLQLNETEMALLAAVLLVAGDRPGLKNAKDVEQLQDTILNAYQHYINETRPRTPVHWAKILMKITDLRTISARHAERIMCIKLDCPEDIPPLFMEMFDDCNA; translated from the exons GGACACCGTATATACCCAGCTACATGGACCTGAGCAATGGTCCGGAGCCATGTGTTGTTTGCGGAGATGCTGCCACCGGTTACCACTACAGGTGTATGACTTGTGAAGGCTGCAAG GGTTTCTTCAGAAGGACCATACAGAAAAACCTGACATACTATTGTAAATGGAACGAAGAGTGCATCATCGACAAGACCACCAGAAATCAATGCCAACAGTGCCGATACAAGAAATGCTTGGCTGTTGGCATGGCACCAGACT TGGTCCTCAATGACACGCAGAGGAAAGCCAAGCGCAAGCTCATCCAGGAAAACCGTGACAGGCGGGCCCGCGAGGACATGCTGCGACAGAGTGGGCTGCTGCTCAACGGTCGACTCAACGAGGCAGAGGAACGGCTCATACACAATGTTGTGATGGCAAACAGGGACACGGCGCAAATGTTTAACCGCTTTACGCTATCAGACAGTGAAAACAATCATGGG TCAGATGAACCAGATGCCAAGAGGCAAAAAGTAGAAGAGAGCTCCAAGCTTACGTGGCAGAATCTTGCCGAAGTCATGACACCGTCGATTGTGAAAGTTGTAGAGTTTGCGAAAAGAGTCCCAGGGTTTACAAGG CTGGATTATGACGATCAGGTATTACTTTTGAAAACGTGCTGCATGGAAATTATGTGTCTGAGGGTGGCGCAGAAGTATGATGCCGAGAGTCAAACCCTCATTCTCTCGACTGGGGTCAAAGTTGACAAGGAGCAGCTGCATGAGGGCGGGCTTGGGGAACTCATTGAGCCCATCTTTGACTTTGCAGCTGGTCTGGCACGATTGCAACTCAATGAAACAGAGATGGCCCTACTGGCAGCTGTGTTACTTGTAGCAGGAG ATCGGCCAGGCCTGAAAAATGCCAAAGACGTTGAACAATTACAGGATACTATCTTGAACGCCTACCAACATTACATCAATGAGACCAGGCCAAGAACCCCTGTGCACTGGGCAAAAATACTTATGAAA ATTACAGACCTGCGAACTATCAGTGCTCGCCACGCAGAGCGAATCATGTGCATCAAACTAGACTGTCCAGAAGACATCCCTCCGCTTTTCATGGAAATGTTTGATGACTGTAATGCCTAA
- the LOC139143380 gene encoding thyroid hormone receptor alpha-like isoform X3 has product MMSEAFKYGQGRKGTPYIPSYMDLSNGPEPCVVCGDAATGYHYRCMTCEGCKGFFRRTIQKNLTYYCKWNEECIIDKTTRNQCQQCRYKKCLAVGMAPDLVLNDTQRKAKRKLIQENRDRRAREDMLRQSGLLLNGRLNEAEERLIHNVVMANRDTAQMFNRFTLSDSENNHGSDEPDAKRQKVEESSKLTWQNLAEVMTPSIVKVVEFAKRVPGFTRLDYDDQVLLLKTCCMEIMCLRVAQKYDAESQTLILSTGVKVDKEQLHEGGLGELIEPIFDFAAGLARLQLNETEMALLAAVLLVAGDRPGLKNAKDVEQLQDTILNAYQHYINETRPRTPVHWAKILMKITDLRTISARHAERIMCIKLDCPEDIPPLFMEMFDDCNA; this is encoded by the exons GGACACCGTATATACCCAGCTACATGGACCTGAGCAATGGTCCGGAGCCATGTGTTGTTTGCGGAGATGCTGCCACCGGTTACCACTACAGGTGTATGACTTGTGAAGGCTGCAAG GGTTTCTTCAGAAGGACCATACAGAAAAACCTGACATACTATTGTAAATGGAACGAAGAGTGCATCATCGACAAGACCACCAGAAATCAATGCCAACAGTGCCGATACAAGAAATGCTTGGCTGTTGGCATGGCACCAGACT TGGTCCTCAATGACACGCAGAGGAAAGCCAAGCGCAAGCTCATCCAGGAAAACCGTGACAGGCGGGCCCGCGAGGACATGCTGCGACAGAGTGGGCTGCTGCTCAACGGTCGACTCAACGAGGCAGAGGAACGGCTCATACACAATGTTGTGATGGCAAACAGGGACACGGCGCAAATGTTTAACCGCTTTACGCTATCAGACAGTGAAAACAATCATGGG TCAGATGAACCAGATGCCAAGAGGCAAAAAGTAGAAGAGAGCTCCAAGCTTACGTGGCAGAATCTTGCCGAAGTCATGACACCGTCGATTGTGAAAGTTGTAGAGTTTGCGAAAAGAGTCCCAGGGTTTACAAGG CTGGATTATGACGATCAGGTATTACTTTTGAAAACGTGCTGCATGGAAATTATGTGTCTGAGGGTGGCGCAGAAGTATGATGCCGAGAGTCAAACCCTCATTCTCTCGACTGGGGTCAAAGTTGACAAGGAGCAGCTGCATGAGGGCGGGCTTGGGGAACTCATTGAGCCCATCTTTGACTTTGCAGCTGGTCTGGCACGATTGCAACTCAATGAAACAGAGATGGCCCTACTGGCAGCTGTGTTACTTGTAGCAGGAG ATCGGCCAGGCCTGAAAAATGCCAAAGACGTTGAACAATTACAGGATACTATCTTGAACGCCTACCAACATTACATCAATGAGACCAGGCCAAGAACCCCTGTGCACTGGGCAAAAATACTTATGAAA ATTACAGACCTGCGAACTATCAGTGCTCGCCACGCAGAGCGAATCATGTGCATCAAACTAGACTGTCCAGAAGACATCCCTCCGCTTTTCATGGAAATGTTTGATGACTGTAATGCCTAA